Proteins encoded together in one Lathamus discolor isolate bLatDis1 chromosome 3, bLatDis1.hap1, whole genome shotgun sequence window:
- the NFKB2 gene encoding nuclear factor NF-kappa-B p100 subunit isoform X3, translating to MMEQKEPLMETVEGPYVVIIEQPKQRGFRFRYGCEGPSHGGLPGASSEKGRKTYPTVKICNYTGMARIEVDLVTHSDPPRVHAHSLVGKQCNEAGNCVAIVGPKDMTAQFSNLGVLHVTKKNMMEIMKEKLKQQKMRNRSHMLTEAELREIELEAKELKKVMDLSIVRLRFTAYLRDSSGNFTLALQPVISDPIHDSKSPGASNLKISRMDKTAGSVRGGDEVYLLCDKVQKDDIEVRFYEDDENGWQAFGDFSPTDVHKQYAIVFRTPPYHKPKIDRPVTVFLQLKRKRGGDVSDSKQFTYYPVVEDKEEVERKRKKVLPQFPQHFGGGSHMGGAGGGAGGFGSGGGGNLSFPYSPGLAYNSIYSPGPHPVGGYQGGVQMKGPEAEGPGSNGQVPAESSYCKELQKHAQLCQLWMLALARRNAHALLDYSVTADPRVLLAVQRHLAASQDENGDTPLHLAVIHEQTAVIKQLIEVVVSIPSLDIINISNNLQQTPLHLAVVTKQPQVVQLLLQAHADPTLLDRYGNSLLHLALQTGDEEVLRTLLAHLGSAAPYLIRLPNFHGLLPVHLAVKAKSLACLDLLVRKGADVNAVERQGGRTPLHLAVEMENLNMATHLVKKLGADVNRRTFAGNTPLHLAAGLGSPTLTKLLLKAGADVLCENDEPVSPSSSEASSDTDADSEEQEQDMELGELPPAVEHSTSPKPPVQGHGQAGHRLRRCHAPLDLTRSQKVREILLQASQQSPKAELPSAPQPGKVLSLDSEALQGLEQLLNQDCSGADWIELAKRLGLCSLVETYKDTPSPSVSLLRSYELAGGSLGGLLEALDSMGLRKAVRMLHKTEALEKLQSTELKEDSAYGSESVEEEQAPTLALKPGGELPHSQQPQVH from the exons ATGATGGAGCAGAAGGAGCCCCTGATGGAGACAG TGGAAGGTCCCTACGTTGTCATCATCGAGCAGCCAAAGCAG CGGGGGTTCCGTTTTCGGTATGGCTGCGAGGGCCCTTCCCATGGGGGGCTGCCGGGAGCATCCAGTGAGAAGGGGCGCAAGACCTATCCCACCGTCAAG ATCTGCAACTACACGGGGATGGCCCGGATCGAGGTGGACCTGGTGACGCACAGCGACCCTCCCCGTGTGCATGCCCACAGCCTGGTGGGCAAGCAGTGCAATGAGGCCGGCAACTGCGTCGCGATCGTGGGACCCAAGGACATGACAGCTCA GTTCAGCAACCTGGGAGTGCTCCATGTCACCAAGAAGAATATGATGGAGATCatgaaggaaaagctgaagcagcagaagatgCGCAACAGGAGCCATATGCTGACGG AAGCAGAGCTGCGTGAGATTGAGCTGGAGGCAAAGGAGCTGAAGAAGGTGATGGACCTGAGCATCGTGCGGTTGCGCTTCACTGCCTACCTCCGCGACAGCAGCGGGAACTTCACACTGGCCCTCCAGCCTGTCATCTCAGACCCCATACATGACAGCA AGTCCCCAGGAGCTTCCAACCTGAAGATCTCACGGATGGATAAGACGGCAGGCTCCGTTCGGGGTGGGGATGAGGTCTACTTGCTGTGCGATAAAGTTCAGAAAG atGACATTGAGGTGCGTTTCTATGAGGATGACGAGAACGGCTGGCAGGCTTTTGGAGACTTCTCCCCCACTGATGTGCACAAGCAG TACGCCATTGTCTTCCGCACACCCCCGTACCACAAGCCCAAGATCGACCGTCCAGTCACTGtcttcctgcagctgaagcGGAAGCGGGGAGGGGACGTGAGTGACTCCAAGCAGTTCACCTACTACCCCGTGGTGGAAG ataaggaagaagtggaGAGGAAGCGCAAGAAAGTCCtacctcagtttccccagcacTTTGGTGGGGGCTCACACATGGGGGGTGCCGGCGGTGGGGCCGGGGGCTTTGGCTCTGGAGGAG GCGGGAACCTCAGCTTCCCCTACTCCCCGGGGCTGGCCTATAACAGCATCTACTCGCCCGGCCCCCACCCTGTGGGCGGCTACCAGGGGGGTGTGCAGATGAAGGGCCCCGAGGCAGAGGGGCCTGGGAGCAACGGGCAGGTGCCTGCAGAGAGCTCGTACTGcaaggagctgcagaagcacG cccagctctgccagctgtggATGCTGGCACTGGCCCGTCGCAATGCCCATGCCCTGCTTGACTACTCGGTCACCGCTGACCCCCGTGTGCTGCTGGCAGTCCAGAGGCACCTGGCTGCATCACAGGACGAGAACGGAGACAC GCCTTTGCACCTTGCTGTTATCCATGAGCAGACAGCTGTGATCAAGCAGCTGATTGAGGTGGTTGTTAGCATCCCGAGCCTGGATATCATCAACATCTCCAACAACCTGCAGCAG ACGCCACTGCATCTGGCAGTCGTCACCAAGCAGCCCCAGGTggtccagctcctgctgcaagcCCATGCTGACCCCACCTTGCTGGACCGCTACGGCAATTCCCTGCTGCACTTGGCACTCCAGACTGGTGATGAGGAGGTGCTGAGGACACTGCTGGCCCACCTGGGCTCGGCTGCCCCTTATCTGATCCGTCTGCCCAATTTCCATG GCCTCCTGCCTGTGCACTTGGCTGTGAAGGCAAAGAGTCTGGCCTGCCTGGACTTGCTGGTCAGGAAGGGAGCGGATGTGAACGCGGTGGAGAGGCAGGGTGGGAGAACCCCTCTGCACCTGGCTGTGGAGATGGAGAACCTCAACATGGCCACCCACCTGGTGAAGAAG CTGGGAGCAGATGTCAACAGACGGACTTTTGCTGGGAACACCCCCCTGCACCTGGCTGCTGGCCTGGGCTCCCCCACCCTCACCAAGCTGCTCCTCAAAGCCG GGGCAGATGTGCTGTGTGAGAACGACGAGCCCGTGAGCCCGTCCTCATCAGAGGCCAGCAGCGACACGGACGCCGACTccgaggagcaggagcaggacatggagctgggggagctgcCCCCAGCCGTGGagcacagcaccagccccaAGCCCCCTGTGCAGGGTCACgggcaggcagggcacaggCTGCGCCGCTGCCACGCACCCCTGGACCTCACTCGGAGCCAGAAG GTGCGGGAGATCCTGCTGCAGGcctcccagcagagccccaAGGCAGAGCTGCCCAGTGCCCCCCAGCCAG GGAAGGTCCTGTCGCTGGACAGTGAGGcgctgcaggggctggagcagctgctcaACCAGGACTGCAGCGGGGCAGATTGGATCGAGCTGGCCAAGCGCCttgggctctgcagcctggtGGAGACCTACAAGGACACCCCCTCGCCCAGCGTCAGCCTCCTGCGCAGTTACGAG CTGGCGGGGGGCAGCCTGGGGGGGCTGCTGGAGGCGCTGGACTCTATGGGGCTCCGCAAGGCTGTGAGGATGCTCCACAAAACCGAGGCACTGG
- the NFKB2 gene encoding nuclear factor NF-kappa-B p100 subunit isoform X1 encodes MGTPTANASLRLLPREGCRSCRAGGRARADMDEHFQPCLDGIDYDDFSFSSHMMEQKEPLMETVEGPYVVIIEQPKQRGFRFRYGCEGPSHGGLPGASSEKGRKTYPTVKICNYTGMARIEVDLVTHSDPPRVHAHSLVGKQCNEAGNCVAIVGPKDMTAQFSNLGVLHVTKKNMMEIMKEKLKQQKMRNRSHMLTEAELREIELEAKELKKVMDLSIVRLRFTAYLRDSSGNFTLALQPVISDPIHDSKSPGASNLKISRMDKTAGSVRGGDEVYLLCDKVQKDDIEVRFYEDDENGWQAFGDFSPTDVHKQYAIVFRTPPYHKPKIDRPVTVFLQLKRKRGGDVSDSKQFTYYPVVEDKEEVERKRKKVLPQFPQHFGGGSHMGGAGGGAGGFGSGGGGNLSFPYSPGLAYNSIYSPGPHPVGGYQGGVQMKGPEAEGPGSNGQVPAESSYCKELQKHAQLCQLWMLALARRNAHALLDYSVTADPRVLLAVQRHLAASQDENGDTPLHLAVIHEQTAVIKQLIEVVVSIPSLDIINISNNLQQTPLHLAVVTKQPQVVQLLLQAHADPTLLDRYGNSLLHLALQTGDEEVLRTLLAHLGSAAPYLIRLPNFHGLLPVHLAVKAKSLACLDLLVRKGADVNAVERQGGRTPLHLAVEMENLNMATHLVKKLGADVNRRTFAGNTPLHLAAGLGSPTLTKLLLKAGADVLCENDEPVSPSSSEASSDTDADSEEQEQDMELGELPPAVEHSTSPKPPVQGHGQAGHRLRRCHAPLDLTRSQKVREILLQASQQSPKAELPSAPQPGKVLSLDSEALQGLEQLLNQDCSGADWIELAKRLGLCSLVETYKDTPSPSVSLLRSYELAGGSLGGLLEALDSMGLRKAVRMLHKTEALEKLQSTELKEDSAYGSESVEEEQAPTLALKPGGELPHSQQPQVH; translated from the exons ATGGGAACACCAACGGCAAATGCCTCTCTGAGGCTACTGCCGCGGGAAGGATGCAGGAGCTGCCGC GCCGGCGGCCGGGCCCGCGCAGACATGGACGAGCACTTCCAGCCA TGCCTGGATGGGATTGACTACGATGACTTCAGTTTCAGCTCCCACATGATGGAGCAGAAGGAGCCCCTGATGGAGACAG TGGAAGGTCCCTACGTTGTCATCATCGAGCAGCCAAAGCAG CGGGGGTTCCGTTTTCGGTATGGCTGCGAGGGCCCTTCCCATGGGGGGCTGCCGGGAGCATCCAGTGAGAAGGGGCGCAAGACCTATCCCACCGTCAAG ATCTGCAACTACACGGGGATGGCCCGGATCGAGGTGGACCTGGTGACGCACAGCGACCCTCCCCGTGTGCATGCCCACAGCCTGGTGGGCAAGCAGTGCAATGAGGCCGGCAACTGCGTCGCGATCGTGGGACCCAAGGACATGACAGCTCA GTTCAGCAACCTGGGAGTGCTCCATGTCACCAAGAAGAATATGATGGAGATCatgaaggaaaagctgaagcagcagaagatgCGCAACAGGAGCCATATGCTGACGG AAGCAGAGCTGCGTGAGATTGAGCTGGAGGCAAAGGAGCTGAAGAAGGTGATGGACCTGAGCATCGTGCGGTTGCGCTTCACTGCCTACCTCCGCGACAGCAGCGGGAACTTCACACTGGCCCTCCAGCCTGTCATCTCAGACCCCATACATGACAGCA AGTCCCCAGGAGCTTCCAACCTGAAGATCTCACGGATGGATAAGACGGCAGGCTCCGTTCGGGGTGGGGATGAGGTCTACTTGCTGTGCGATAAAGTTCAGAAAG atGACATTGAGGTGCGTTTCTATGAGGATGACGAGAACGGCTGGCAGGCTTTTGGAGACTTCTCCCCCACTGATGTGCACAAGCAG TACGCCATTGTCTTCCGCACACCCCCGTACCACAAGCCCAAGATCGACCGTCCAGTCACTGtcttcctgcagctgaagcGGAAGCGGGGAGGGGACGTGAGTGACTCCAAGCAGTTCACCTACTACCCCGTGGTGGAAG ataaggaagaagtggaGAGGAAGCGCAAGAAAGTCCtacctcagtttccccagcacTTTGGTGGGGGCTCACACATGGGGGGTGCCGGCGGTGGGGCCGGGGGCTTTGGCTCTGGAGGAG GCGGGAACCTCAGCTTCCCCTACTCCCCGGGGCTGGCCTATAACAGCATCTACTCGCCCGGCCCCCACCCTGTGGGCGGCTACCAGGGGGGTGTGCAGATGAAGGGCCCCGAGGCAGAGGGGCCTGGGAGCAACGGGCAGGTGCCTGCAGAGAGCTCGTACTGcaaggagctgcagaagcacG cccagctctgccagctgtggATGCTGGCACTGGCCCGTCGCAATGCCCATGCCCTGCTTGACTACTCGGTCACCGCTGACCCCCGTGTGCTGCTGGCAGTCCAGAGGCACCTGGCTGCATCACAGGACGAGAACGGAGACAC GCCTTTGCACCTTGCTGTTATCCATGAGCAGACAGCTGTGATCAAGCAGCTGATTGAGGTGGTTGTTAGCATCCCGAGCCTGGATATCATCAACATCTCCAACAACCTGCAGCAG ACGCCACTGCATCTGGCAGTCGTCACCAAGCAGCCCCAGGTggtccagctcctgctgcaagcCCATGCTGACCCCACCTTGCTGGACCGCTACGGCAATTCCCTGCTGCACTTGGCACTCCAGACTGGTGATGAGGAGGTGCTGAGGACACTGCTGGCCCACCTGGGCTCGGCTGCCCCTTATCTGATCCGTCTGCCCAATTTCCATG GCCTCCTGCCTGTGCACTTGGCTGTGAAGGCAAAGAGTCTGGCCTGCCTGGACTTGCTGGTCAGGAAGGGAGCGGATGTGAACGCGGTGGAGAGGCAGGGTGGGAGAACCCCTCTGCACCTGGCTGTGGAGATGGAGAACCTCAACATGGCCACCCACCTGGTGAAGAAG CTGGGAGCAGATGTCAACAGACGGACTTTTGCTGGGAACACCCCCCTGCACCTGGCTGCTGGCCTGGGCTCCCCCACCCTCACCAAGCTGCTCCTCAAAGCCG GGGCAGATGTGCTGTGTGAGAACGACGAGCCCGTGAGCCCGTCCTCATCAGAGGCCAGCAGCGACACGGACGCCGACTccgaggagcaggagcaggacatggagctgggggagctgcCCCCAGCCGTGGagcacagcaccagccccaAGCCCCCTGTGCAGGGTCACgggcaggcagggcacaggCTGCGCCGCTGCCACGCACCCCTGGACCTCACTCGGAGCCAGAAG GTGCGGGAGATCCTGCTGCAGGcctcccagcagagccccaAGGCAGAGCTGCCCAGTGCCCCCCAGCCAG GGAAGGTCCTGTCGCTGGACAGTGAGGcgctgcaggggctggagcagctgctcaACCAGGACTGCAGCGGGGCAGATTGGATCGAGCTGGCCAAGCGCCttgggctctgcagcctggtGGAGACCTACAAGGACACCCCCTCGCCCAGCGTCAGCCTCCTGCGCAGTTACGAG CTGGCGGGGGGCAGCCTGGGGGGGCTGCTGGAGGCGCTGGACTCTATGGGGCTCCGCAAGGCTGTGAGGATGCTCCACAAAACCGAGGCACTGG
- the NFKB2 gene encoding nuclear factor NF-kappa-B p100 subunit isoform X2, translated as MLGLDGLLRPASSSPAGGRARADMDEHFQPCLDGIDYDDFSFSSHMMEQKEPLMETVEGPYVVIIEQPKQRGFRFRYGCEGPSHGGLPGASSEKGRKTYPTVKICNYTGMARIEVDLVTHSDPPRVHAHSLVGKQCNEAGNCVAIVGPKDMTAQFSNLGVLHVTKKNMMEIMKEKLKQQKMRNRSHMLTEAELREIELEAKELKKVMDLSIVRLRFTAYLRDSSGNFTLALQPVISDPIHDSKSPGASNLKISRMDKTAGSVRGGDEVYLLCDKVQKDDIEVRFYEDDENGWQAFGDFSPTDVHKQYAIVFRTPPYHKPKIDRPVTVFLQLKRKRGGDVSDSKQFTYYPVVEDKEEVERKRKKVLPQFPQHFGGGSHMGGAGGGAGGFGSGGGGNLSFPYSPGLAYNSIYSPGPHPVGGYQGGVQMKGPEAEGPGSNGQVPAESSYCKELQKHAQLCQLWMLALARRNAHALLDYSVTADPRVLLAVQRHLAASQDENGDTPLHLAVIHEQTAVIKQLIEVVVSIPSLDIINISNNLQQTPLHLAVVTKQPQVVQLLLQAHADPTLLDRYGNSLLHLALQTGDEEVLRTLLAHLGSAAPYLIRLPNFHGLLPVHLAVKAKSLACLDLLVRKGADVNAVERQGGRTPLHLAVEMENLNMATHLVKKLGADVNRRTFAGNTPLHLAAGLGSPTLTKLLLKAGADVLCENDEPVSPSSSEASSDTDADSEEQEQDMELGELPPAVEHSTSPKPPVQGHGQAGHRLRRCHAPLDLTRSQKVREILLQASQQSPKAELPSAPQPGKVLSLDSEALQGLEQLLNQDCSGADWIELAKRLGLCSLVETYKDTPSPSVSLLRSYELAGGSLGGLLEALDSMGLRKAVRMLHKTEALEKLQSTELKEDSAYGSESVEEEQAPTLALKPGGELPHSQQPQVH; from the exons ATGCTGGGGCTGGATGGGTTGCTGAggcctgcctcttcctccccg GCCGGCGGCCGGGCCCGCGCAGACATGGACGAGCACTTCCAGCCA TGCCTGGATGGGATTGACTACGATGACTTCAGTTTCAGCTCCCACATGATGGAGCAGAAGGAGCCCCTGATGGAGACAG TGGAAGGTCCCTACGTTGTCATCATCGAGCAGCCAAAGCAG CGGGGGTTCCGTTTTCGGTATGGCTGCGAGGGCCCTTCCCATGGGGGGCTGCCGGGAGCATCCAGTGAGAAGGGGCGCAAGACCTATCCCACCGTCAAG ATCTGCAACTACACGGGGATGGCCCGGATCGAGGTGGACCTGGTGACGCACAGCGACCCTCCCCGTGTGCATGCCCACAGCCTGGTGGGCAAGCAGTGCAATGAGGCCGGCAACTGCGTCGCGATCGTGGGACCCAAGGACATGACAGCTCA GTTCAGCAACCTGGGAGTGCTCCATGTCACCAAGAAGAATATGATGGAGATCatgaaggaaaagctgaagcagcagaagatgCGCAACAGGAGCCATATGCTGACGG AAGCAGAGCTGCGTGAGATTGAGCTGGAGGCAAAGGAGCTGAAGAAGGTGATGGACCTGAGCATCGTGCGGTTGCGCTTCACTGCCTACCTCCGCGACAGCAGCGGGAACTTCACACTGGCCCTCCAGCCTGTCATCTCAGACCCCATACATGACAGCA AGTCCCCAGGAGCTTCCAACCTGAAGATCTCACGGATGGATAAGACGGCAGGCTCCGTTCGGGGTGGGGATGAGGTCTACTTGCTGTGCGATAAAGTTCAGAAAG atGACATTGAGGTGCGTTTCTATGAGGATGACGAGAACGGCTGGCAGGCTTTTGGAGACTTCTCCCCCACTGATGTGCACAAGCAG TACGCCATTGTCTTCCGCACACCCCCGTACCACAAGCCCAAGATCGACCGTCCAGTCACTGtcttcctgcagctgaagcGGAAGCGGGGAGGGGACGTGAGTGACTCCAAGCAGTTCACCTACTACCCCGTGGTGGAAG ataaggaagaagtggaGAGGAAGCGCAAGAAAGTCCtacctcagtttccccagcacTTTGGTGGGGGCTCACACATGGGGGGTGCCGGCGGTGGGGCCGGGGGCTTTGGCTCTGGAGGAG GCGGGAACCTCAGCTTCCCCTACTCCCCGGGGCTGGCCTATAACAGCATCTACTCGCCCGGCCCCCACCCTGTGGGCGGCTACCAGGGGGGTGTGCAGATGAAGGGCCCCGAGGCAGAGGGGCCTGGGAGCAACGGGCAGGTGCCTGCAGAGAGCTCGTACTGcaaggagctgcagaagcacG cccagctctgccagctgtggATGCTGGCACTGGCCCGTCGCAATGCCCATGCCCTGCTTGACTACTCGGTCACCGCTGACCCCCGTGTGCTGCTGGCAGTCCAGAGGCACCTGGCTGCATCACAGGACGAGAACGGAGACAC GCCTTTGCACCTTGCTGTTATCCATGAGCAGACAGCTGTGATCAAGCAGCTGATTGAGGTGGTTGTTAGCATCCCGAGCCTGGATATCATCAACATCTCCAACAACCTGCAGCAG ACGCCACTGCATCTGGCAGTCGTCACCAAGCAGCCCCAGGTggtccagctcctgctgcaagcCCATGCTGACCCCACCTTGCTGGACCGCTACGGCAATTCCCTGCTGCACTTGGCACTCCAGACTGGTGATGAGGAGGTGCTGAGGACACTGCTGGCCCACCTGGGCTCGGCTGCCCCTTATCTGATCCGTCTGCCCAATTTCCATG GCCTCCTGCCTGTGCACTTGGCTGTGAAGGCAAAGAGTCTGGCCTGCCTGGACTTGCTGGTCAGGAAGGGAGCGGATGTGAACGCGGTGGAGAGGCAGGGTGGGAGAACCCCTCTGCACCTGGCTGTGGAGATGGAGAACCTCAACATGGCCACCCACCTGGTGAAGAAG CTGGGAGCAGATGTCAACAGACGGACTTTTGCTGGGAACACCCCCCTGCACCTGGCTGCTGGCCTGGGCTCCCCCACCCTCACCAAGCTGCTCCTCAAAGCCG GGGCAGATGTGCTGTGTGAGAACGACGAGCCCGTGAGCCCGTCCTCATCAGAGGCCAGCAGCGACACGGACGCCGACTccgaggagcaggagcaggacatggagctgggggagctgcCCCCAGCCGTGGagcacagcaccagccccaAGCCCCCTGTGCAGGGTCACgggcaggcagggcacaggCTGCGCCGCTGCCACGCACCCCTGGACCTCACTCGGAGCCAGAAG GTGCGGGAGATCCTGCTGCAGGcctcccagcagagccccaAGGCAGAGCTGCCCAGTGCCCCCCAGCCAG GGAAGGTCCTGTCGCTGGACAGTGAGGcgctgcaggggctggagcagctgctcaACCAGGACTGCAGCGGGGCAGATTGGATCGAGCTGGCCAAGCGCCttgggctctgcagcctggtGGAGACCTACAAGGACACCCCCTCGCCCAGCGTCAGCCTCCTGCGCAGTTACGAG CTGGCGGGGGGCAGCCTGGGGGGGCTGCTGGAGGCGCTGGACTCTATGGGGCTCCGCAAGGCTGTGAGGATGCTCCACAAAACCGAGGCACTGG